The following coding sequences lie in one Glycine max cultivar Williams 82 chromosome 19, Glycine_max_v4.0, whole genome shotgun sequence genomic window:
- the LOC121174193 gene encoding uncharacterized protein, with product MKRSEFEFPATDYSSAVPNDVVLFGKVITRRTEPGPDKRENRVLTKSESSSGRSNGFMSWLRSPSGKEIRCRRSESGRSRYKTVLKFPLQMELSDIKKRQDRRESLPPPPPPPLPIFTAKDDSDSDGGESCWELVRPSRRQGTLKNAFFGCFLPII from the exons ATGAAACGCTCTGAATTTGAGTTCCCCGCAACTGATTATTCCAGTGCGGTCCCCAACGACGTCGTTTTATTTGGCAAAGTCATAACGCGCCGAACCGAACCCGGTCCAGACAAAAGGGAAAACCGGGTTCTGACGAAATCCGAGTCTTCTTCGGGTCGCTCCAATGGGTTCATGTCGTGGCTCCGGTCGCCGTCCGGGAAGGAAATCCGGTGCCGGAGAAGTGAGAGTGGCCGGAGCCGTTATAAGACGGTATTGAAGTTTCCGTTGCAAATGGAACTGAGTGACATTAAGAAGAG GCAGGACCGGAGGGAATCGcttccgccgccgccgccgccgccgctcCCGATATTTACGGCGAAGGACGACAGCGACAGCGACGGCGGAGAGAGTTGCTGGGAACTGGTCCGGCCGTCGAGGCGTCAGGGAACACTTAAGAACGCCTTCTTTGGATGCTTTCTTCCCAttatttag